A region of the Deltaproteobacteria bacterium genome:
GCCGTTGCCGCCTCTTTGGCAAAGGCGGGAGTGAGGTTTATCTCCCAGGGGGTTGATACGGGGATGGAGAGAAACCCCAAGAGGTAAGAGATCCCATAGCCGGCGATAAGGCCAACCAGACCTCCGGCGAAGGATTGCAACAGGGCCTCGGCCATGAGCTGCTTCTGAACATTCCGCTCGGTCCAGCCTACTGCTTTCAATATCCCGATCTCGCTGGAACGGGCCACCAGGTTGGCCAGCATGGTCTTGATGATCAGGAAAATGGCACCCCCGAGGGCGACCAGGGAGGCCAGCCAGGAGAATTGATCCGATATCTTGGAAACCCCGCCCATCAGTTCCAGGAAGGAGTCGGAACTGGTAACGGAGACCCCGTTCACTCCCCGGGCGATCTGCGTCTTTACCTGGCTCAGGAGCGAAGGGTTGTTAAGCCGCAAATAGACGATATTGACGCCCTTGGCCTCTCCGGAAAGGAGATTTTGGGCATCCTTAAGGGACAGGTAGACATTGGCCGAGGCGATCTGAGAGCCTTCCCTGATCTCCAGAAGCCCCACCACCGT
Encoded here:
- a CDS encoding ABC transporter permease — its product is MNTRYVLNELRHHHHRTLVNILGIAIGIALFVAINAVSTAYQKAVSQPFKNLGADLVVQKPEKRSVNAAQTPQSMRGIRLPFSNQVLAPEEVRKLASIDGVGAAASSLLLWVFDRGGFQTIMGVDISQPSLGPVKVKEWLKEGRFPEKEGEMVLEKHYAKFHHTALGGTMMIDGRPFTVVGLLEIREGSQIASANVYLSLKDAQNLLSGEAKGVNIVYLRLNNPSLLSQVKTQIARGVNGVSVTSSDSFLELMGGVSKISDQFSWLASLVALGGAIFLIIKTMLANLVARSSEIGILKAVGWTERNVQKQLMAEALLQSFAGGLVGLIAGYGISYLLGFLSIPVSTPWEINLTPAFAKEAATA